TGGGGCATTTAAAGGATGAGGAAGCGATTAAGCAGAAGCTATGTAAACATTTAAACAATCTGGCATGCATTTAGGAAATGTGGAAGCTGAAGTCAcattctttgaatttttttgtgatatGGAGATAGTGACCAGCAGTAACTTTATGTAAATAACTTCTTAACTATTCTATTCTACAATTTATTAAGCTATTCtcattcaaaaaacaaacaacgGGCACGAAATCTTCTTGCAAGCACGACGGCATACACCTAGTTATTTTATAGGAGAGAAAAGCCGTGACGTTACGTCGTGGATCTACTCGAAAATTTGTAatctttgtataatagaactaatcgagaacgagattcatattgcatattttttgagattcatattaaaaattataagaaattaaaattggCATGAATATCAAAATTGACGGGTCCGGCTATGATGCTCCCAGGCGGttttgggagcatcatactcccaatgaattacagcCCTTGGAtggaaaatagataaatcataactcttggatcaaaaccaaaaactaaaagtagGGTGATTTGTTAAAAACGAGGtggttttgaccaaaaaaacgaAGGATTACTTACCACAGAAACAGGCAACACTTATCATTGattaaggcaacacttaccatcATATAAAGCAAAACTTACCACACAAACAGACAATACTTACAACAACCGGTTGGTCGATAACAAGTTACCGTTAATTTAAAAGAAAGCACCctattttttggcaaaaaaaatttggagatttcggggatatatatatattcacaccacTTTAAGCTATATACACCATATATTTTGCCTCTTTGCTAAGAATTGGGTAgtgaaaaacctaaaaaattgtGTTCAATTAACaatctagtttaaaattttaatttgttatgaagatataatataattagaagaattatctaaaaacaaaaaaattgaaaaatattttccataattTCTAAATAacattataaatgtatttaattaatttatttttaaataaccaTTTGTTATAGATATATTTAAGTAATTTACttttaaatattatggaaaaaCTATATTATAGACATATTTACTTTTAAGTAACTTACTTTTAAATAATCatttattatatttatttatttatttatttttaatagtacctaccacattaaatttttttggatctacttgtattacttttatgataaattaaataaaagcatttatattaataaaattatttttaaaaaggatcaaataaatgagatatttcaatttactGGTTTCATTAGTAGTTACTGCTACATTGgccaagtgatcaatgttaaccaCAAAGACCGTTTACGACTTCATTTGCCAAATGATCAATATtaaccatttttgaaatttgctaattgtataatttgaaggattgaaatagataagtcCATGGTTAATcaattaaacaaattagtcAGCCTACTTTAGCCAATTGTATTAATATTCGCTAATCACTATCAATCAACATCATTGTTAACTACTACATCTGCCAAATATGATTTTAATTGATTCAAATCGTTTGATCAATTGGTTTAACATATAACCAGATcaatcaattacaaatgaatcaatCCTCGTTGATTGATCGCTGCCAAGTATATTGGTATCAACACtattagttgttagatttgcaAATTATATCATATTGATTAATATAAACTATATTCATGAAATTGAATAGCCcaatttcattaaatactaccataaattcaattaagaatcctacaaaattattcaataattATTAAGCAAAAATATACTAACATAGATATGCTTACTACAAATACTATTACCTATGGAATGGCAAACAAAACTATATTACCTACGGAGAGTACCTACCATTTCCATAACcatactgtagacaccccaatctgggctttcagattagtttactttcggtttttgaaaaacggatcaagaacaccccgggaatgataagtaTTTGAgcttttagtttttgaaaaacccttgaacctctAACCTTAGCCCAAAAACCCTACCGAAACGCGCTGATTTGAAGCTTGCGCGCGCAAATtaacttgacaggtgttggtcaatggtcaaagcttgaccgttgaccaacgcgtgagtaaGTGGTACACGCGCGCGCTGCTCCCAAACCCGTGCGTGCTGGTCACGCTGCCAggtgtggtcaacagtcaaagcttgaccgttgagcGTGCCAGTCCAAaacctgtccccatcacctttatgggttAATAAGCTTAACTACCAAGTAaccctcagccagcctcgtggactggctgagctcctctctttgcaccaTATCTACCTTCCTctctccctatatataccccccatggttcttccattaaaagggttcaaaaattcaaaggtttacaaaaattcattttcaaaaGGTTACCACTTTGTACTCTTTTAAGCCAACTAAAGAGATACAAAGGCATCCAAGAGCACAATTTGTTCTTCCTCCTTCAATCATCATACATCCAACCCCTCAATCTAGCCTTCAAAtatcaaagctcaaatactctttcaaacccaaaaccaaaggtatagcatacttactgtttactgtttgatccctgaggggggctagcagggtcaaggttggtaatcaataccatgcCCTTGCcttaaagctggcaaggtttcaaaaccaTGTGAGCATTGGACCAGCGCGCGCCAGTCATTTATATGCACGCGCCACTCCATGGCTGTGCGCGCGGAtctgcgtggggattggttccttgctctttttatgctttaatttgtatatagatcactacGAGCatgtaaataaccagtttactgttttcctttgttagaaCTGTTAGCTGTATTTCAATATGCATATTTGTTACtgtggagtacccctgggatcattctagatatgttccagaacccaaaaacatgtaaaccaaacgGTTAAATGATTTAGACGCGCGCGCGCCGGGGAGCAATGCGCGCGCGCCGAGGCGCCATACGCGCGCGCCAGTCTGTATCTGActagtgagtggccttgcatgggtaacttggccttaggccgTTGTTTTgtctccacactgtttatggggtgttttgttaatttgtagggcttttcagtCTATAAACTGTTTATTAACTGCCTATcaactgcttggtttgttctgggtgagcactggtcatttccagagcccagagggttgagaataagagctgtgggtttgagctcactggcgAGTGCATGTCTCTTAGTGGCGCACGCAGgtgtgaacagcatgcagtgacttgttcagtgcatgctggtttcttcctgcgcacgtcactctaAAACAGggcttcccagtttgtttaaactcccacaggagtgttctcatcctatactaactgcttttgcatccatgctatcattcacatcctacAAATtgtgttacagctttaatccccataaAACTATTTCTcgcccctaaatggctaaaaagaattgattaatcaaatagaatctCAAACATCTTTcacaaatgcctaagtaaagaccgatcttcggattgggcgagaggggtgccttaaaacccgccccctctcgtaacctggctccctaacccagatatggttatgacggactgattccttcactttttcaaatcaaacagcgcggcaggtgcttcgaaatacggctccttgggtgtcggaccttcaaacccgagttgCGACTCTGTATTCCGAGCGCTTGCTTCACCGCTTGTGCTCCCTCAATCCGCCTTACATTTTAAGGGCACGTTGCCCACaatggcgactctgctggggataagatcgaatcaatattggtctatacttagattttaatacacttgagaacaatcccacaaaagtctgtcaaagtagtgagcttcgcgctgctaaagaaaggattggtgatttaacaggaccacatgtccggccatcctgactgggcttttccgattgttctctcatGTAGTTTCCTctaagtattgattaataaataGTATTACAttgatttttgtggggcccaattTTGGGTCCCTAAAAATGATTCGGTcattttattagttttaaaatattttttgcgtaaccctgtaaaaaaatcagctcaacggggtaaatgtaagtgtttgatccaatcttacaactttttattcaaaattttaatccagaattctgaatgaaaagctGTACAATTGGATCATACACTTACATTTATTttatggagctgattttttgcaagatcgcttgaaaaaatattttagaattagTGAACAGATCGGATAATTTGTGTATGACCCAAaaatggaccccacaaaaaatttgtgcaaaatatgtgaaaaaaagtCTGTGTGGAtagcaaaattggagagagaaacatgtTTTCCGTTAGTTTTTGGACGGAGATTAACGGTAGGGGTttaattgatgaattttttaatACGTCAGGTGTTTATGTGATGTTTTGTTAAGGTTAGGTGTCCATGTGTGATTTGCATGAAAAGGTATTTATGTGATGTTTTGTTAAGATCAGGTCTCATGTGTAATTTGCACGAAAGGTACGGTGGTAATATGaaattttcttgtcttttaaagctggaagagagaaagagaaagtagTGGGTGAAGCAAAAGCGGGGTAAGAAATGGAGAGCagtgaagaagaagacgacTTCCCATCCATCGAATCCGTCACTCCGCAGTCCAAAATCGACACCATTTACCAGTCCAACACTGAAAAGGTTAATAACTTTCATCTCTTTTTCCCATAGTCCCATTGGTTTGGTCGCTGAGAAAATCCAGTCGAGGGAAATTAAAGTAAAGCCCAATGGTGTGTTCTACTTCaatttccacaagttccaaacaaacctgAGTGTTGAAATTTCTCCATTTTAACCTTCATCATTGATTAAAGTTGTTTAATGGGTTTTCGTTACATTTCTTGGGATAAGAATATCGGCAGGaacattcatttttttgaaaataaaaattatttaggaaatagagtcccacattgcttgggtgtggaatgggtgatcacttaataacatttaggacctctccactcattaccaattggttttgagatggacataaagttttcacatggtataagagcggggcccgttccagcccacattttaataaaaaaaaattacaatccacACCCGGCGATGACAGACCAATAAAAAGGTTGCGTGGTGATAGGACCACACATGACAGACCTCAATAGCGGCTGCACGTAAGGGGGATGTTACCATATTGCTTGAGAGttgaatgggtgatcacttaataacatttacatttgagacctctccactcattgccaattggttttgagatggatataaagtttctacatggtatcaaagcggggcccgttccactccacattttataaaattcacaatccacaccccacgatgacagacaagcaaaaaggctgcatgatgataggacccaaaagtggccacacgtgacagacctcaaacgcggctgcacgtgagtgggatgttaaggaaatagagtcccacattgcttgggtgtGGAATGGGTGATCGCTTAATAACCTTTgggatctctccactcattgccaattggttttgagatggatataaagtttctacaaaaattacttaaatGGGTTCTTGCGATAAGTTGGGAATATTTCAAAAGTTTGATCAGAACCATTGGAGGGGTTCTTATCTCATTAACCTTCTAAACCAAATTAACACtgaaatttgatgaaaaattggGTGAAGGACTGGGAGGTTTTCTTACTGCGAGGACTCTGTTAAAGTCACTACCACTATATTAACACAGACTTTTCTTCATAAGGTGAAACCACGGTGATATCTGTGTGAATATTTGAACAAAAGTGAATGCATAACACAAATCAATATTCATCGGGATAGAAGGTGAAATAAAATTAGGTGGAGTCATTGAAATAAAATTACATGCGCCACAACGAACAACAACCATTGAAATAAAATTACGTGCACCACACAGAACTCAGTAGGAGGTGACTTTAAAAAGGGCAAATTAAAAGATTACAGAAGTACTATGGGTTACATAAGTGTTGAAGAGTTGAGGGGGGCATATACCCCCATTGGCCATAGTGTAAATCCTGAGGATGGGGCGGAGGATGAGGTTGGAGTTGGTATGGCTGCTGTCTTTGCCAAGGGAAAAGGTGCCGTTGAAGAGAAGGATTGGTTTGATTGTTGTGACAATTCTGTTTTGAATGAGTTTTTGCAACCTAGCCAAATATGATGTATGATGTGCTTGCACGTGTGGGCGTAGATGTTTGCCTCCTGTTTAGTTGAAAATGGGTTTGAACACACCAAACACCCTAACAAATGGGTGCGGACGCATTAAACACTCCTCTCCTTAAAATGTTTCTTTTCCCTCAGGTACTTTACATCGCGGACAGGAGCGTGAATCTAGAGAGGATTTCATTTgattgtttggtataattgttCCTAATTAtgtctctcttttgtttttttgtttttttgaaaattgtctCTCTTTTGTttaaccacgaaaaaattacatataaaaaGGACGCAACTCTTTGAGCTATTGATATGCAATATGTATGCTCCTGAGGAGGTAGAAGCCCCTTTACTATCTGAGTTTTGTGTTTTTAAGCTGTTTTTGCAGTGTAGCCGAATATGGTGTCATATGCCTGCATGTTTTAGTGTAGATGCGTGCCTTCCCCGATATGTTTAATAGCGTTTCAATTTGTTACTTTTTAGGCTTTGAAATAGTCAAACGCCTACCACAACAATTTTCCCCACATTTCCTTGGATAAATGCAACAGTTATAAGTTGAAAACATTATGCATGTAGGGAATCAGGAAACTCTGTTTTGAGCTTTTGGATTTAAAGGATGCAGTGGAGAACTTGTGTGGAAATACTCGCACAAAATACCTGGCTTTCTTGAGGTAATGTAGTGTGTTTGTTTTTCTGCTGACATCTCTCTTTTCTGTTGATAGCACACAATGAGCGAATTTGTGAATAACCATAGGAACCAAACATGACATATACCTCTGCAAAAATGTCTCTATAAAACTTCCTAATATTTCCAATCTCTCTCTAAAGCCTTGGCTGTGGTTGCATGACTATTGACATAGACTGTGTAGGGCGAAAATGAACTTGATATCCTGTCTACTTTTGGTGTGTTCATAATGGGAGATCGTGGTAGAAAGTTAAAACCATCAAGGAACCAAGTTTTTACACACGTAAGTGATGCATTTTACAAATTTTGCCCATTTCTTGATGAATCTTCATTACTTGGAATAGTAAATTTAAGAAGTCAAATGTAGTTCATTGTTTAGTGTTTGATGATTGTGAAGCTCAGGCATGTTTTCCACGACACGCTTGCGTAAGTGCAATGACTGGGCTAAGGTCATTGTGTTGTCCTGTATATTGAGTAACTTGAGTTATATTGTCAGAAACATGAAGCCTCAAAACGTTGCACCTAAAGCCACTAAACTCCTAAAGTATCAACATTTCATATTTTGGGACTGCTAAACGAACTAGCAGTTCAAAGAGTCATTGACTTCTCATGGGTATTGCCATAGTCAGTGTTACCGGTCTGACGAATTTTAGTAAAATTATTGAGATATCACCTCCTTGTTGAATATATGTCCTGACAAACATTGTGGCTATTAAATGATTCCTCAACTGCATATAAGCTTAGTTGAATGTCTTTTTGTTCTGTAACTTTGGCAAATAGATCTGATCCACATATGCAGAATATTAGTTATGGTGATTATTGCAGGCTATCTGAAGAAGTGGTGGAAACGGAGCATGAGTTGAATGATCTACGAAAGCTTATTTCTGCTCAAGGTATCCTTGTGCATGATTTGAAGAGTGGTGTATGCTGTGAATTGGATGAGTGGAACCAAGTTATTGGTGACATCCGGGAAACTGAGCAAAACcaggaaaattctaaacttgAGGATCCCTTGCCAAATGAAGCAGAAGATCACAAAAGGATATTTTTGGAGAATGTTGATGTTCTCTTGGCTGAGCACAAAGTGGAAGAAGCATTGGAGGCATTGGACATTGAAGAGACAAGTCACCCAGAGCTGAAAGGCTCAGGAGATACTTCATCTGCTGAACCCTCGTCGTACAAGTCCGCCTTTCTGAAAAGAAAGGCAATGGTTGAGGATCAGCTAGTTGAGATCACTGAACAACCCTTGGTTGGTATTCTTGAACTGAAGAAGGCTTTATCTGGCTTAGTAAAGCTTGGAAAAAGCGCTTTGGCTAATCAGTTACTGTTGAAATCTCATGGATCGCGGCTTCAAAGAAACATCGAGgcttttcttccattttgccCTAGTTACCTGGAaacatattcagccacattatcgAACCTTGTGTTTTCGGCGATCTCATTGACATCAAAGGACTCTAGCTTGGTGTTTGGCGACAATCCTACTTATACAAATAGAGTCATTCAATGGGCAGAATGTGAAATTGAATCTTTTGTACGGTCGGTTAAGGAGAATGCTCTTCCTTCTGAGACGGTTTATGCTTTGCGTGCAGCCAGTATTTGTGTTCAGGCCAGTCTTAGTCACTGTTCTGCATTGGAATCGCAAGGCCTAAAACTCTCAAAGTTGCTTTTGGTGCTTTTGCAACCATACATTGATGAAGTCATGGAGTTGAATTTTAGACGGGCTAGAAGACAAGTTCTTGACTTTGCTGAAACAGATGAGAGCTTGCCACTGTCACCTCGCTTTGCCTCTCCACTTTCTATTTTTGCAACATCATCTGATAACTTTCTCATCGGTTGTGGAATGAGGTTCATTTTCATCATCAAAGTATGTTGATTCTAGGGAATGGAAACTTATATAGTACATGGTTTGCTTTTGGGTACACTAGAAACAAAATATTTGCTTGGCATAAACATCAGGGATTGCAGAACTATTAGTATTTTGAGAATGACTTTGACCATGTGATTCATGTTGTTACTCAAGAGTCTACAGAACCATTTTTCCTATGATATGACATGCATGAGAAAATCTTAGGTGGCCTATAATCGGACTTTTTCATCTTATAAATTGACTGTCAAGTGTCAAACCATATTCCTTGTCGTTGTCCACCTGTATGTGGTCCTGatcttttgtgatttttgcaaTGACCCTTAGCATCTAGTAATCCGAGGAAACAAGCTTCTGGAATTAGTCCATGTGCCAGAAATTTTTGAGCTTGTTAGTTCAGATTACATGTAGACTCTACATACACTAGGAGGCATGGTCACTCCTCTTAGCATACTGCATCCCCTGTATCTGGTAATGATACTTGTCGAGCATTAATATATAAGTGTAAGACCCACGTCCtaatgtatatatattgtttccATAATTCATCTAGAAAAGTCTATGCTTCAGACATACATTAGAAAGGCCCGTCCATCGCGGGGTATGCCCATTAAACTCTTCTCAGCGCTTCACACAAGCTTCCAGAAATTATAATGGAGGCGATCATGGACACAAATGAGTTACCCCTGGGCTCTGAACACAAGCCTCGAAAAACTAAATGGAGGATTAAAAGAATTACACATTTGGCTATTTAGTTATTGCGATGGTAAACCTTTTTAACTGCTGAGGGTTTCCTATTTCAACTTTCGTCAACATGTGAACTTAGAGAATCAATTAATTACTATTTTCCGTATAAATAATTATATCTTTGCTCAATTCTGTTCTTCATTCTTTAAAAAACTGCCATGATTTTTTGTCCAGTTTTGTGTCATATACTTGCCATGTCTTCGCATTCATGCCTTGTGGTATGATGTATTGGTAATGGTAGAGACGTGTTCGTGTAAACGGGGTGAGTAGATCGCCGTGCATGCTTATTTGAACATGAATTTGGTACCAAGTCAAACTCAGATCTCAAAATTCTCTGCATGGATATGCGGTGTGATTGGCTGGATGGTGacttaaatttgttttgttataCTTTGGGGATGTGTAGATAGGTCAAATATCTACATGGCTGTTGCCACATTCGTGGTTTAGTTA
The sequence above is a segment of the Rhododendron vialii isolate Sample 1 chromosome 13a, ASM3025357v1 genome. Coding sequences within it:
- the LOC131313766 gene encoding exocyst complex component EXO84C isoform X2 — protein: MESSEEEDDFPSIESVTPQSKIDTIYQSNTEKGIRKLCFELLDLKDAVENLCGNTRTKYLAFLRLSEEVVETEHELNDLRKLISAQGILVHDLKSGVCCELDEWNQVIGDIRETEQNQENSKLEDPLPNEAEDHKRIFLENVDVLLAEHKVEEALEALDIEETSHPELKGSGDTSSAEPSSYKSAFLKRKAMVEDQLVEITEQPLVGILELKKALSGLVKLGKSALANQLLLKSHGSRLQRNIEAFLPFCPSYLETYSATLSNLVFSAISLTSKDSSLVFGDNPTYTNRVIQWAECEIESFVRSVKENALPSETVYALRAASICVQASLSHCSALESQGLKLSKLLLVLLQPYIDEVMELNFRRARRQVLDFAETDESLPLSPRFASPLSIFATSSDNFLIGCGMRFIFIIKEIVEQLTPLVIFHFGVNILTRISHLFDKYVDSLIKALPSHSEDDNLTDLKEALPFRAETDSEQLALLGTAYTVADELLPMAVSRILSALNESKEAGTGVGDNIIATSSSTIELKDWRRHLQHSLDKLRDHFCQQYVLSFIYNRDGKTRLAAQIYLTGEGKDLFWDSDPLPSLPFQALFGKLQQLATVAGDVLVGREKIQKTLLARLTLTVVMWLSDEQEFWGVLEDQSAPLQASGLQQLILDMHFTVEIARFAGYPSRQIHQMASAIIARAIQTFSARGIDPQSALPEDEWFVETAKTAINKLLQGASGSDGSDIEEEHLMMMHDDGQMMMMMSDGGHILMNDEDISDSDDSPSSLSTLGSLESFVSAEMGELESPGYLTDPES
- the LOC131313766 gene encoding exocyst complex component EXO84C isoform X1; its protein translation is MGADALNTPLLKMFLFPQVLYIADRSVNLERISFDCLGIRKLCFELLDLKDAVENLCGNTRTKYLAFLRLSEEVVETEHELNDLRKLISAQGILVHDLKSGVCCELDEWNQVIGDIRETEQNQENSKLEDPLPNEAEDHKRIFLENVDVLLAEHKVEEALEALDIEETSHPELKGSGDTSSAEPSSYKSAFLKRKAMVEDQLVEITEQPLVGILELKKALSGLVKLGKSALANQLLLKSHGSRLQRNIEAFLPFCPSYLETYSATLSNLVFSAISLTSKDSSLVFGDNPTYTNRVIQWAECEIESFVRSVKENALPSETVYALRAASICVQASLSHCSALESQGLKLSKLLLVLLQPYIDEVMELNFRRARRQVLDFAETDESLPLSPRFASPLSIFATSSDNFLIGCGMRFIFIIKEIVEQLTPLVIFHFGVNILTRISHLFDKYVDSLIKALPSHSEDDNLTDLKEALPFRAETDSEQLALLGTAYTVADELLPMAVSRILSALNESKEAGTGVGDNIIATSSSTIELKDWRRHLQHSLDKLRDHFCQQYVLSFIYNRDGKTRLAAQIYLTGEGKDLFWDSDPLPSLPFQALFGKLQQLATVAGDVLVGREKIQKTLLARLTLTVVMWLSDEQEFWGVLEDQSAPLQASGLQQLILDMHFTVEIARFAGYPSRQIHQMASAIIARAIQTFSARGIDPQSALPEDEWFVETAKTAINKLLQGASGSDGSDIEEEHLMMMHDDGQMMMMMSDGGHILMNDEDISDSDDSPSSLSTLGSLESFVSAEMGELESPGYLTDPES